From Deinococcus sp. LM3:
CTCCTCCAGCAGGGCCTCACCCCCAAGAACCGCCAGACCGTCCAGGACCACCTCGGTCTCCACTCCGAAGAATCATTACGGCCGCTCGTCAAACTGAAAAAGGCCACTCGGTCCTGACCAGCTTCGTCGCAGGGGATTGACCTTTGCGCACATTAAGCACATACGGGGGCCTATTTCAAAATTTTATTTGGGATCTCATAATCCCCTTCGTCTCTAGCATAGCTATACGTTCTGATTACGGGTTCACAATCTTTCCATCCAATACTCAAAAGTATACTGCGATTGTCAAACATTGCCATCTTGTGTCCATTAACCAGAACATCCAGATCTTTCTGAACGCTTAATCCTTCCTCTTCCGTATTCACAAACCAACTACCGAACCAATCCACTTCTCCACCATAAATATGATGAACTGCTTCACCTAGGCCTAGGGCAAACCTTGGATCTATCTCAAGTTCAGCACTCCGTCCATCTTCATACCAGTAAGGCATCCCAACCGAACTCGCCATCACTATTTTCAAGCAGTCACCCTCGTGGTAGCCGAAGAGCAGACCGCTCAATTTACCTGACAATGACGCTGCTTGCCTCAATAAAAATACGCCTACATTACGGCTAATTTCTACGGAATTTGTTACGCCATCATTATAGCTGGAATGATTCTTGAATCTCGAAGAACTCCATCCGTATCTCTCAGCTATCCTCATCACTCCTCCACTCAAGAGAACCCCCTTTAAGCTGTCGTAGTCGATACTTTTTTATATGAAGCTTTAAGGCTAGACGTTCTCAACAGGCCGCTTGTTACAGGGATTCCCATCTCCGGAGCTCCATATAGGAACCCTGCTCACGAGTAGGACCGGTCGGTCTGACGAGGCACGACCGGCAGTTCGTTGGAGCTTGGGCGCTCCTGAGCGGCAGATCACTTTACCACAGCTTGATGCATATATGCCGTGGAATGTCAGCCAGGACCCTGGAAGCGTGGAGCAATGCCTTCCGACGGCGAACGTGCCCCTGGTCCTCCCCTACAGCGGACCCCTCTCTCAACAGCTTTCGGGTCACACATTCGGCAGATCCGCCTGGAGCTGGGATACTCACAGGAGGAACTGGCCGCCAGAGCGCAACTCGACCGCACCTTCGTTGGACGTGTCGAAAGAGGCGAGTTTCGAATCAGTCTCGAAAACGCTGCTGCGTTAGCCAGAGCCTGCGATGTCAGCCTCTGGAAAATTCTCCAACGCGCAGAAGAGACAGGAGAGCTTCCCACCAAAGACCCCTCGTAGAGTCATTGACGGGACAATGACTCTACGGGCGCCGCGCCCCACCGGCAGCCCACTCAGGGCAGGCGGCGCTCGAGGCTGTCCAGCACAGCGTTCACGGCCCCCTGCCACACCGTGGACGCCATGAACGGCCGGAAGCCCAGCGCCGAGTTGATCTTCAGCATCGGGCCGTTGCTGTCCGCGTTCTGCGTTCGGATCTCGGTGGCGTGCGGATTCAGCCGCTGCATCTCGCAGATGTTCGCTGCCTTCAACCATCCGCCCAGCCCGTGCCCCCGGTGTTCCGGCCGCACCCCGGTATTCCCCTGCGCCACAATGCCCGGCTGCGCTGGCCGCCACGACAGGTCCGTCAGGCCCGCCAGCGTTCCGTCCGGCGCGCGAATGACCGCCGTCAGGGTCTGGCGACCCCCAGCGCGCGCCAGACGCTCCATGGAGCGCACCTCCTCGGGGGTGGTGCGCTGGTCCTCCACATCCAGCCCGTCACGGGGCGCGCTGTTCATCACGTTCAGCAGCTGCGCATACGCGTCCAGATCCGCGTCCGGCACACCGTCCGCCCAGACCTCCAGCGTGTACCCGTCGTCCGGTCGGGTCGTCCACGCTTCCAGCAACCCGTCGGGGATGTCCGCGAGCAGCAGGCGGTTGACATGATTGCTCAGACCCGGCTGGAACCCATACCGGCGCGCGAACACCTCGCCGGCCGGAACGCGGTCCGTCGTCTGCGCGATCAGCAGCGTCCGCCCCGAAGCAGGCCACGAGCGCAACTCCACGAAAGCGCAACCCCAGGCCAGGAAAGACCCGGCGGGAACCGGCCGACAGCTGACGTGAGCAGCCCGCCCTCGGCTACGCCCAACCAGGGTCGCGGCCGGAAGTGGAAACACCGACCCCGCGTGGAATGGGTCATGCTGCCTTGAACGGCGACCCGAGCCTCAGCAGATCAGTCACTGTGCAGGTACGCTCCGTCAACCCCCGTCATGCTTGGTCTTCGGTCCACCCACCGGTCATTGAAACGTTGGGCGTCCTAACGACGAGGAGCCGCCGAGCCCGATGTCATCGACCTCTGCAAGCACCTGCGGCGTCCTGGGTCAGTTCACTGGAGTCCCGGGCAGGTTTTCGAAGTCGCTGGTGGGCACGTCGGAGTCTGTGACAGGTACGCCCGGCAGATCGGCGGGGTCCGACGTCACGGGTGCGGCCTCGACCGGCGTGGCGGTGACTGCTGCAGGGGTCACTGGCGTAACAGTGACCGGCGCTTCCGGCTGGGCAGGAGCCGGAGTGGGAGTCGTTGCGGCCGGACGGGCCGGGGCCGCCGCAGGACGCGGGGTCACCGGCGCTGCGCGGGGCGGGCTGGGCTGGGCGGCCGCTGTCGCCGGACGCGCCGGGGCCATGGCGGCGGGTACAGGTGTGGAGGGAGTGGCCGGAATCTGCGCTGGTGCGGAAGCGGCTGGAGTGGCAGGAGGCGCG
This genomic window contains:
- a CDS encoding helix-turn-helix transcriptional regulator yields the protein MPSDGERAPGPPLQRTPLSTAFGSHIRQIRLELGYSQEELAARAQLDRTFVGRVERGEFRISLENAAALARACDVSLWKILQRAEETGELPTKDPS